GCCCACCGACCGCGAGGACAGCTTCGCCGCCACGCTCGACCTGGCGCGGCGCGCCGGCCTGACCTTCGCGCAGTTCGTGATGCTCACGCCCTTCCCCGGCACGGTGGACTTCGAGCACTGGGAAAAAGCCCAGGGCGAGGAGGTGCCCAGGGTGGAGGGCGTGCCCATGACAAGGTACTGGCTGATCCCGGCCGAGCGGCGCCCCAAGATGTTCATGCCGCATCCCAGCATGAACTCGGAGGAATTGCGGCAGCGGACGCAAAGCGTGTGGGACGCCTTCTACAGCTTCTCTTCCATCTGGGAGCGCTCCAAGTGCACGCCCAACCTGCGCGCGCGCCTGGCGTTCCTGTTCATCTCGAAGCTCTACCGCCAGATGTACGCCAGCACCGGCATCGCCACCGACAGCGCGCGCCGCAGCAAGGCCACGCGTTGGGCACGCATGCTGGCGAAGCCGTGCCGCCGCCTCTTCCAGGCCAAGCCCATGCCCGACCTGCAGGTGCCGGCACGCAAGGCGCCGGAGTCACCCGGCATGTTCGCCGTCGAAGGAAGCGCCCGCGGGTTGCGGATCTTGCAGTAGCGAGCGCACCGGGCGCGGCCGCCGGCTCACGATGCTCTGCTGCTGGCCTTCACGGCTTTCGGAGAGCACACCGCGACCGAGAAATCGATGACGTAGCGCACCTGCGTCCGGCAGAACAGGCAGCGCGTCTCCTGGATCTCCTGCACGTCCTCGCGGGTCACGCTCAGCGGGAACGAGCGCAGGCACTCGGTGCAGGTCAGCACGATGAACGGGACGCCGCTCGAGTCCTTGCCGTTGCGCGGGATCCAGACCGGCGCCGGGTGGCGGTGGTGGACCACGGCGCGCGCCGCGGAGGTCCGGATCAGCTCGGCGACCGTGCGCAGCAGCTCCTCGGGGTGATGGTGCCCCTTGGGATAGAACGCATCCGCGATCACGCCGCCCGGCACGTGCTCGCTCTGCTCGTACGCGCCGCTGAACGCGATCACGGGGATGTCGGGGAACCGCCGCCGCACCACGAAGAGGAACTCGAAGCCCGACATCATCGGCATGTTGAGGTCGGAGATGATGACGTCGGGCGTCATCCGGCGGAGATGCAGGAGCGCGTCGAAGCCATGCACGGCGGTGCTGACGTCGTATCCCGCGTCGCGCAACAACATGGCAGTCGTCTCGCGGACGCTGGACTCGTCATCGACGACGAGCACGTGATGTTTGCTGGGGCTGGTCATGACAGGGGGAACCTTTCGACTGCGACGGCCAGATCACAGCAGAGACATCTTAGGTCGCGGGTGGCCTGCTCCGCTGTTCAGGAGTGACCACCCTCGGACGAAGGCCCGGCAGTGGCGCCGTGAGGGCTCGCGCTGGCAATGTGCGCTCTTGCACAGCCCGTCGCGAACGCCTGCGAACCACTCGAGGGCGTCCCGTGCCGCTACTTCGGCTTGTCGTCACGGCCACGACGACGCCGGCCCGGAAGCAGGGGCGGCCAGTCGCCACGGCTCGGCCGGCCGCGCGGCCACAACCAGACGAACACCAGGCCGACGACCAGCGGGATGATCAGCCAGATCGGGTTGAACGTAGAGATCATCTTCGGTTCACCCGCGCACCGCCGAGCGGCCGGCGATCATCATGCCGGCCGCGCCGAGGATGAGGGCACCGCTCACCAGCGGCGACACCCTTTCGCTGTGCTGGGTCTGGATCCCCACCGACACGCCGCCGGCCGAGAACCCTTCGCGCTCGTTGTGCGCGATGGGGATCACCAGCGACAACAGGCCGAGCACGCCGATCGCGACTCCGAACCAGAACAGCAGCTTCATCGCACTCCTCTTTCCAGCGCTGGAACGCACGTTCCGTTCCGCTTCGTTTAGCCCAGTGCGCGGCGCCCGCGCAGCAGGTTGAACACCACCACGACCAGCGCTACCACCAGCAGGAAGTGCACCAGGCTGCCGCCGATATGAAAGCCGAATCCCAGCAGCCACATGATCACGAGTATTGCAACGATGGTCCAAAGCATGGTGTGTCTCCTCTTCCGTCTTGGTTCTTCAGCAAGGGCCTGGCCTGCCGCGCGACCTCACTGCCCGCGGGCGACGCGCATGCGGTCCCAGTCGTAGCGCAGTCGAGTCGCGCACTGCAGGCAGCTCACCGTGACGCCGGTGGCGCCCGGCAGCCGCATCGGCACGGTGTAATCCTCATGCGTGCACCCGCCCCGCAGCGCCTTCCACATGGTGGCGAGCATCCCGGGGCCTGGCGTTTCGGTCGTGCGGGTCGATCGCTCCACTAGGTTCCTCATTTCTCACCACCGCCGTCCCCGGCGCGTGGCCCGATCAGGCCGGACGCGCCGAGGATGGTGCAGGCCGGCTATTTCTCGCCCTGCACCACTTCGGCCGCATGCGCCTGCCGGCTGCTGCTGGCGACCGCTGCCATGAACGACGCGGCGACCGCGGGAGCCGGGACAGATCCGCTCAGGATGGCCTTCTGGCGGATCTTCTTGCCGTAGATGGCGCGGGTGGAATCGTTGTCCTGCTGGATCACCGCACCGGTCAACGAGATTCCCGCGAACAGCCCTTTGGCACGGGAGTAGGTGAGGATCTCGCTGTCTGCTTTCCAGTCGGTTCCGGCAGAAGCGTGGCGTCCGACCGGTCCGGCGGCAGCCGAGGCGTCGCCGCCCACCTGGAATTTGTTCGAGAGCATGCGCTGCATGCCCTGTTCGTTCATCACGACCATGACGAGGTCGATGCCCTGGACCCCGGCTTGCAGACCCCAGCTCCCGCCGCCGACCGAGATGAACGCCGGCGCGCTCCAGCCTGAAGCGGTGCGGCAGGTCGCGACGCCGCGGCCGTGCTTGCCGCCGAAGATGAACCCGGCCTTGATCATGCGGGGAACGACCGCGATGCACTTGGCGTTATCGATCACTTCCTGCGGGATGCCCTTGTCGGGCGCGGCCATGATCTCGTTGAGTACGACGCCCGCGTTGGTCAGGCGCTCGGTCGAGTCCTCGCGACCGTTCGCCCAGGACAAGCTCGTCAGGGACAACGCGATCGTCAGTAGTAATAGCTTTCTCATGTAAGACAGCCTCCACGGCTGTGGGTGGTGCGTTTCGCCGCCATCGCTAGCCGCGTTTTGCTTCTTGCAGGGTCACGAGCCTGCCCATCGAGCGCCTTCGCCCTCCGTGCGTTCAGCGGGAGGACTGCAGGCGTAGATCCTGATCGAGCCGGAAGGTCAGCAGCGTCTCGGCCGGGACGCGCACTTCTTTGCCGCGCGTGAGCACCTGGGTGCCCAGGCCGGCGCCCGCTCCGATCGCGGCGCCGATGGCCGCGCCCTTGCCGCCGCCCACGATGGCGCCGATCAGCGTGCCGAGTGCCGCGCCGCCGCCCACCATGATGGCCGTCTTCTTGTTCGCGCCTACGCCCTGCCCACCTTGCTGCTCCAGGTCGCCGGTGCTCACCAGGTATCTGGTTCCGGAGATCGTCACGGAAGTGACGTCGAGCACCAGCTCCGATGCGGAAGTGATGCCGCCGCCGTCCGCGCTGCGGATGACGAGCTCGGCGTCGGAACCTTTGGGGATGGTGACCGCGCCGAAGCCGTCGACTACGTCGGTGCTGACCACGGCGGAATACGTCTGGCCGGCAGTCGCCGTCTTGGAGTCGATCGCCTCATTGGTCCGGACTGAGAGCTCCGTCCCATTGGGAATGGTGGTAGCGGCGCCGCTGCCGGTGTAGCGCGCATTGCCGAGCTCGAAGTCGGCACGGCATCCTTTGTCCACCCACACGCGCGAAGCGTCATAGCCCCAGCTGGAGCCCTGCACGCATTCCGAATCGCTGAGCCGGCGGCTGAGACGGATCCCGCTGCGAGTATCCGCCGCGCAATACGTCCGCCCGTAGTCGTTGGATTGCGATTCGCAGCGGACACGGCGCGAGAGTTGGCTGGTGTTGTCGCCATATCCGAGACGCAGCGCATCGCCCTCGTTCAGCGTGACTTGGTTGATCCTGCCGTCGAGCGTGTAATCGACCCGCAGCGTCTTGCTCTGGTTGGGCGCGGGGTCGCCGCCCATGGTGTCGTTGTTCACCTGGAGGTTGAGCTGATTGCCCTGGATCCGCGAGTTCAGCCGTCCGGTGACGTCGGAGTTGCGATAGCCCGAGCCATAGGTCGCGCGGTCGATGCGCAACGTGCCGTAGTTCCCGCTGTTCTCGCCGTACCCCAACCGCAGCGTGTCGCCTTCATTGATGACCGCCTGGTTGGTGCGGCCGTTGAGCGTGTAGTCGACGCGCAGCGTCTTGCTCTGGCTGGGCGCGGGGTCACCGCCCATGGTGTTGTTGTCCACGCGCAGGTCGAGCTGGTTATTGCGGACCTGCGAGCTCAGCCGCGCGGTGACGTCGCTGCTGCGATAGCTCGAGCCATAGATGGCACGGTCGATGCGCAGCGTGCCGTAACTTCCGTTGCCCACGGACAGGCGCAGCATGTCGCCTTCGTTGATCACGACCTGGTCGCTGCGTCCGTTCACCGAATACTGCACGGTGAGGGTCTTGCTCTGGTTGGGCGCGGGATCACCGCCCATGGTGTCGTTGTTCACCCGGAGGTTGAGCTGATTGCCCTGGATCTGCGAGTTCAGCCGTCCGGTGACGTCGGAGCTGCGATAGCCTGAGCCATAGATGGCGCGGTCGATGCGCAGCGTGCCGTAGTTCCCGCTGTTCTCACCGTACCCCAACCGCAGCGTGTCGCCTTCGTTGATGACCGCCTGGTCGGTGCGGCCGTTGAGCGTGTAGTCGACGCGCAGCGTCTTGCTCTGGTTGGGCGCGGGATCACCGCCCATGGTGTCGTTGTTCACCTGGAGGTTGAGCTGATTGCCCTGGATCTGCGAGTTCAGACGTCCGGTGACGTCGGAGCTGCGATAGCCTGAGCCATAGGTGGCGCGGTCGATACGCAGCGTGCCGTAGTTCCCGCTGTTCTCACCGTACCCCAACCGCAGCATGTCGCCTTCGTTGATCACGACCTCGTTGGCGCGACCGTTCACCGCGTACTGCACGGTAAGGGTCTTGGATTGGTTCGGCGCCGGGTCGCCACCCATGGTGTTGTTGTCCACGCGCAGGTCGAGTTGATCGCTCCGCACCATGGAGCTCAAGCGCGAGGTGACGTCGGAGTTGCGGTAGCCCGTGCCGTAGATGGCGCGGTCGATGCGCAAGGTCCCGTAATTCGCGGCGTTGATCTGCAGGTTGACCTGCTGACGGTCACGATAGGAGACCTGCCGGGAGCGTCCCTGGCTATCCTTCAACTGCAGGCGCAGGACCCGTCGCCCCTGTCGCCCATCGTTGGCCAGCGTGTAGCGGCTCACCCGGAACTTGAGGTTGCCGTCCTGCACCAGCGAGCGGACGCGGTCGGTGACATCCACCCAGTTATTTCCCGAGCCGTAGTCGGCGCGGACGATCTCCCAGCCCTCGGCGGCCGCCATCACGGGCAAGGCCAGCAGGCATAGCAGGACAAGAGCAACACATGATCTCTTCACGGTACATCTCCTCATCGAACTTCCAGCTTTTTGCCGTCGAGTCAGCGGCGGCCTGTCACATCGCGAATGATGTCCATAACCCTTTGGGTTCGGCCCTCGACGATCAGCGCATCCTTCCCGATCAGGCCGCGGGAGTATCCCCACGGCAGCGGGTTCAAGGTGCGTTCGACCTCGCCGTCGAGCGGCTCGAGCCGCTGCTGCAATCTCGGTGACAACAGGGCGTTGCGCCGCAGTTGCTTGCGAAGTCCCGGAGAAAGTTTGCCGGTCTGCTTGGTCGCCCCTGCGGGCCTTCTCTGGCCCGCGGCGCGGTAATGGCGGCGGATCGTCGCGCGATCCCGCGCGCTGAAGGCGATCGGATCGCGCTCCCAGACCTCTTCCGCCGCGGAAGCATCGGTCGCCCATGGTTTCTCGCGCGCATCCGCGACCAGGTCGCGCGGTGCGGCCCTGTGCTTCGCTGCGCGGTCACTGGCGGCCGCGACAGGCGGCAGAGGCAGAGCCATTGCGGCGCCGGCAGCGATCACCAGGGCGTAGTGCGTGATACAGCTCATGAGGAAGACTCTCGACTAACAGGACGACGCTAGCAGTGAGAGGGCACGAGAGTCTGCTCACAACTGCTCATCCGCCCGTTGTGGTCACTTGTGACCAGACAGGAACACGGCCACATCCCATACTTGGCCTTGCGGTTGGGACTCTGGAGGCAAGCGAGTTCGTCGACTGTGCCGTACCGCATCTCTAATCCCCTCCTGAATCGGTTCCTGCCGCGAGATCTCGCGCTTGCTTTGCGACTGAGCTTCTGCTGATAGATCCAGCGATCATCATTCCAGGACGCGCCGGCCCCGCACCGC
This DNA window, taken from Terriglobales bacterium, encodes the following:
- a CDS encoding lmo0937 family membrane protein, translating into MLWTIVAILVIMWLLGFGFHIGGSLVHFLLVVALVVVVFNLLRGRRALG
- a CDS encoding lipid-binding SYLF domain-containing protein → MRKLLLLTIALSLTSLSWANGREDSTERLTNAGVVLNEIMAAPDKGIPQEVIDNAKCIAVVPRMIKAGFIFGGKHGRGVATCRTASGWSAPAFISVGGGSWGLQAGVQGIDLVMVVMNEQGMQRMLSNKFQVGGDASAAAGPVGRHASAGTDWKADSEILTYSRAKGLFAGISLTGAVIQQDNDSTRAIYGKKIRQKAILSGSVPAPAVAASFMAAVASSSRQAHAAEVVQGEK
- a CDS encoding DUF3011 domain-containing protein — encoded protein: MKRSCVALVLLCLLALPVMAAAEGWEIVRADYGSGNNWVDVTDRVRSLVQDGNLKFRVSRYTLANDGRQGRRVLRLQLKDSQGRSRQVSYRDRQQVNLQINAANYGTLRIDRAIYGTGYRNSDVTSRLSSMVRSDQLDLRVDNNTMGGDPAPNQSKTLTVQYAVNGRANEVVINEGDMLRLGYGENSGNYGTLRIDRATYGSGYRSSDVTGRLNSQIQGNQLNLQVNNDTMGGDPAPNQSKTLRVDYTLNGRTDQAVINEGDTLRLGYGENSGNYGTLRIDRAIYGSGYRSSDVTGRLNSQIQGNQLNLRVNNDTMGGDPAPNQSKTLTVQYSVNGRSDQVVINEGDMLRLSVGNGSYGTLRIDRAIYGSSYRSSDVTARLSSQVRNNQLDLRVDNNTMGGDPAPSQSKTLRVDYTLNGRTNQAVINEGDTLRLGYGENSGNYGTLRIDRATYGSGYRNSDVTGRLNSRIQGNQLNLQVNNDTMGGDPAPNQSKTLRVDYTLDGRINQVTLNEGDALRLGYGDNTSQLSRRVRCESQSNDYGRTYCAADTRSGIRLSRRLSDSECVQGSSWGYDASRVWVDKGCRADFELGNARYTGSGAATTIPNGTELSVRTNEAIDSKTATAGQTYSAVVSTDVVDGFGAVTIPKGSDAELVIRSADGGGITSASELVLDVTSVTISGTRYLVSTGDLEQQGGQGVGANKKTAIMVGGGAALGTLIGAIVGGGKGAAIGAAIGAGAGLGTQVLTRGKEVRVPAETLLTFRLDQDLRLQSSR
- a CDS encoding response regulator, translating into MTSPSKHHVLVVDDESSVRETTAMLLRDAGYDVSTAVHGFDALLHLRRMTPDVIISDLNMPMMSGFEFLFVVRRRFPDIPVIAFSGAYEQSEHVPGGVIADAFYPKGHHHPEELLRTVAELIRTSAARAVVHHRHPAPVWIPRNGKDSSGVPFIVLTCTECLRSFPLSVTREDVQEIQETRCLFCRTQVRYVIDFSVAVCSPKAVKASSRAS